A single genomic interval of Panthera uncia isolate 11264 chromosome A1 unlocalized genomic scaffold, Puncia_PCG_1.0 HiC_scaffold_17, whole genome shotgun sequence harbors:
- the ROPN1L gene encoding ropporin-1-like protein — protein MPLPDTMFCAQQIHIPPELPDILKQFTKAAIRTQPADVLQWSAGYFSALSRGDPLPVKDRIEMPVATQKTDTGLTQGLLKVLHKQCSHKQYVELAHLEQKWKNLCLPVENFRTLLQLDPCENKIEWIKFLALGCSMLGGSLNTSMKHLCEVLTTDPEGGPARIPFETFSYVYRYLSKMDSDVPEGDTESYLATLKDTVDSRKNGMIGLSDFFILTRKV, from the exons ATGCCGCTTCCCGACACCATGTTCTGCGCGCAGCAGATCCACATTCCCCCGGAACTGCCGGACATCCTGAAGCAGTTCACCAAGGCTGCGATCCGCACCCAGCCCGCCGACGTCCTGCAGTGGTCCGCGGG GTATTTTTCAGCTTTGTCAAGAGGAGATCCGCTTCCTGTCAAGGACAGAATTGAAATGCCCGTGGCCACTCAGAAAACGGACACAGGCCTGACTCAAGGACTCCTGAAAGTTTTGCACAAGCAG TGTAGCCACAAGCAGTATGTGGAATTAGCACATCTtgagcagaaatggaaaaatctgtGCCTGCCAGTAGAAAACTTCAGAACTCTGCTGCAGCTGGATCCTTGCGAAAACAAAATCGAGTGGATAAAATTTTTAGCGCTCGGATGTAGCATGCTTGGTGGG TCACTGAACACTTCGATGAAGCATCTGTGTGAGGTCCTGACCACGGACCCCGAGGGCGGGCCCGCGCGCATCCCGTTTGAGACTTTCTCCTACGTCTACCGTTACTTGTCCAAGATGGACTCGGACGTCCCtgagggggacacagagtccTATCTCGCCACTTTAAAGGACACTGT